From one Solanum lycopersicum chromosome 12, SLM_r2.1 genomic stretch:
- the LOC109119059 gene encoding uncharacterized protein yields MNREGDWMCVACQHVNFKKRDGCQRCSCPKYATSADVAMYGLNITDVWTKHNRLLKFDRLHESSFSISLPLRSHCGICYCCTKGSPSPKVRSSTRSPRYLLRAYNITSFLIYRIGCGMHNYASRAECYKCKTPMDSGETSELVDVLLSNTIFHLL; encoded by the exons ATGAACAGGGAAGGGGATTGGATGTGTGTTGCATGCCAGCACGTAAATTTCAAGAAACGTGATGGATGCCAACGATGTAGCTGTCCTAAATATGCAACGTCAGCTGACGTTGCAATGTATGGACTAAACATAACAGATGTATGGACTAAACATAACAGATTGCTGAAATTTGATCGGCTACATGAATCCTCATTTTCCATATCTCTCCCCTTAAG GTCACATTGCGGAATATGTTACTGTTGCACCAAGGGCTCCCCTTCACCAAAAGTGAGAAGTAGTACTAGAAGTCCTCGATATTTACTACGAGCATATAACATAACTTCCTTCTTGATCTACAGAATAGGATGTGGTATGCACAACTATGCTAGTAGAGCTGAATGTTAcaagtgcaagacacctatggattCTGGTGAGACATCTGAATTAGTCGACGTTTTACTTTCCAACACCATTTTTCATTTACTATAA